The following are encoded in a window of Peromyscus eremicus chromosome 12, PerEre_H2_v1, whole genome shotgun sequence genomic DNA:
- the LOC131922227 gene encoding keratin-associated protein 15-1, producing MSYVCNSGNFSSQSFGGFLRQPISSYNSFYPSSNAVYSPKNFQLGSSFYNGQQETFDEPLECHTPCFGTRSFQASCFRPKQYFSRPCHGGFTGSFGYGNSGFGSFGYGSSGIHSQGCGSSFYRPGYFSSKSIQSSYYQPGFSSRFCGSGF from the coding sequence ATGTCTTACGTTTGCAACTCTGGAaacttctcctcccagtcctttgGAGGTTTCCTGAGGCAGCCGATCTCCAGCTACAACTCCTTCTACCCCAGCAGCAATGCTGTCTATTCTCCGAAGAACTTCCAGCTAGGCTCCTCTTTCTACAATGGACAGCAGGAGACCTTCGATGAACCCCTGGAGTGTCACACACCGTGCTTCGGGACCAGATCCTTCCAGGCATCCTGCTTCCGGCCCAAGCAGTACTTTTCCAGGCCCTGCCATGGAGGCTTTACTGGATCTTTTGGATACGGCAATTCGGGTTTTGGATCTTTCGGGTATGGGAGCTCTGGCATTCACTCTCAGGGCTGTGGGTCCAGCTTCTACCGCCCAGGTTACTTTTCTTCCAAGAGTATCCAGTCATCCTATTACCAGCCAGGCTTTAGCTCTCGCTTTTGCGGGTCTGGTTTCTGA
- the LOC131922159 gene encoding keratin-associated protein 14-like, with translation MSYNSCSGNFSSQSFGGHLQHQISSCGSSYPNNVFYSTDLQTPITHQLGSSLHSGCQETFCEPTSCHTSYVVSRPCQRPCYHQRVPVSYRPCQSPFSGSLGFGSRGFQSFGCGYPTLGFGSRGFQSVGCGTRTFSSLNCGSSFYRPTCFSSKSCQSVSYQPTCGNGFF, from the coding sequence ATGTCCTACAACAGCTGCTCTGGAaacttctcctcccagtcctttgGGGGCCACCTGCAACATCAGATCTCTTCTTGTGGTTCCTCCTACCCCAACAATGTCTTCTACAGCACTGACCTCCAAACTCCCATCACCCACCAGTTGGGCTCCTCTCTCCACAGTGGGTGTCAGGAAACCTTCTGTGAGCCCACCAGCTGCCACACATCCTATGTGGTCTCCAGACCCTGCCAGAGGCCTTGCTACCACCAGAGGGTTCCAGTGTCCTACAGACCCTGCCAGTCACCTTTCTCAGGATCTCTGGGCTTCGGttccagaggcttccagtcttttGGTTGTGGCTACCCAACCCTGGGCTTTGGATCCCGTGGTTTCCAGTCAGTGGGATGTGGTACTCGCACTTTTTCATCCCTAAATTGTGGGTCCAGCTTTTACCGCCCAACCTGCTTCTCTTCTAAAAGCTGCCAGTCTGTTTCTTACCAGCCAACCTGTGGGAATGGCTTCTTCT